From the genome of Solanum lycopersicum chromosome 7, SLM_r2.1:
aattttcttagattaattcctattattattattgttgttgttgttgttgttgttgttattattattattaaaagtgaaaaaagcTTTTAGCTTCAAAATtgattaccattttacccctactgtaagtaaaaatgttataaaatatttaattagtcaaatattAGAATTCTCAATAagttttttctaatatatatttgtatttcaaatttttatgcaacctataattacaatatttaatatgtattaaCCTCTCacaattgaattattattattattattattaattatgataaaaaatctTATTCTGCATACCTTAActataagttaaataaaattcatttaattaatttttcagttACATAAATTGAACGGGATTTGAAAGTGGAAAAGTGATTGTTTAATGTCCAGAGTCATACATGATTAATTGCTTTAAATTAACACATCATGTATTACTTTACcaaactctttcaattcctaTAATTTGTcttctgattttcttaatttgtcTCATCAAATTCTAACACTTTTAATTTAGTAACCAATCTTTATTAATAAACATCAGTAGAACTTGAATAGTTCATTAAGTATTTAAGTGTAAGTTAATTAGTATTATGTCAAAAGAAATttgaaagaacataaaaaaacactatataaaggaaacaaatgattttcatttccttcaagttttatttctttagttaaaCATCTAACACCCCTtctaaatttctttcttttcccttAAATTTTTTCGTTTGCATGAACTAAAGAAAATGGGAATGAAGAAACATGTAGAGTTGATAAATGTTGGAATTAAATGATTGTCATATCAATTTACATGCAACACTCAACATTCATTGAATGATAtatgaagattacttagtccTTAAGGAGTGCTAGCAGAAATTCATGAGCTATGAAAAGGAGGAAATTGATTTCTTTGGAATactgattttaaaattttcattaattgattttattcttATAATGTACTGTAATTATAATTGCTTGAGACTATAGATAAAATGCTATGTTATTTGTGTATTTGGAAGGAGTTATAAAAATGATATCTTGTAGTATGCCTTCATGGCATCATGTGATTggtattgaaaaattatattgtaactttttttgtattttgtaatgTTTCTTTATATGTATCTTCATATTGGAacttactaatttattttacaaaagaaTTAGGAGCATATgcatcataaataaatatagtatcaaactttttaaaggaaaattttctttcattttgataaaaactatTTTAGCTACTACAAGATATAGGGATCTTCACTTAAATAGTCGGATATATTTACTATTACTTTTTCtagcctatatatatatactagttttCGAGCACGCGCTTTGCGTGTGTAACCCATGAgtgtattatttcttaaaagataatattactaaataataaaatgtctaattgagattttttactttgttttactaCTAATTGTGACACTCCAATTTTCTGACCTCCAAGTGAATGCATCAAGATAATAATAcgagaaattaataaaataaactttgtttgtaattaaaaaaataagtttgcaaagctaaaaggaaaaataacaactatctaaattaaatttcttgatAGTTCCGTTTTATTGGTAGAATAATGCTAGATAGTGTAAGATTAACTTTGAGTGAAGAAAAACAAAACCTTTCAACTTTATTAATGAATGTGTTTTAtgtattgtattaaatttttatccacaaacactttaaactaattagttaactataaatatttaaaattaagatgtaaaaagttttatcatttatatttaaaaaatcaggatatttatgaataactactatttttatataaaatttaattctgTCATACATAACTTAATCCACcattaatctaatattatatgtttcagcttttttttttcataaaaagaattgaaaagagTAAACATCCTATTTTATCACATTTATtcttaaagatgaaaattaatgtatatataaaaaattataagtacggagaaaagaaaaaaaaaaggtataaatGAGCAAAATAATTAGgcatttcattttgtttgtctCTATAGTGAAACTGAACATTTGagcatacaaaatacaaatatgaatttagagCAACTTGCTAgtaaaacaagaattcaacaatatGAAGAGAGACAAAAAAGTCTTATAATAATTCTTACTACAAATAAGTATAAAACTAACACATCAAGCTCCGATTCTTCAGTAATTGAATTCTTATCTATTCTCGTAACTGCATAAGAGAATCTCACAACTTTCACATCAAATTGTGTCATTATTTCACATGTTTAGAGTTCCTACATACAAGAATTGTAGGAGTGGTAAATAAAAGTTCTtcttgaaaaagttaaatttatagaacaaaattatggaaacatgaaaagtcacatgaattcttgttaaaataaatataaaaaagatagagatgaaatttaattttaaagatacatgaatctactttaatttcttgataattactcatttttgttttattttgcaTTTATGTTAGAAATTTGTAAGGTCAAGATTATGAAATGAgaataagaagattatatatatatatatatattagttttaatttattagaggggcaaaatggtaattcaacttttaagttttgagcttcatgcttataataatataagatgaTTAGTTCGAGttcaaatttattcaagaaaaaaatatttcttacttaatgttttttttttataaatatcaaaactcaaatATATTTGGCTTTTCGATTAAGAGTGAAAGAATCTAACTGTTCGAATAATCTCACTCGATGAAAGTTCTACTAACACAAATTCAAGAGAGTTGGGAACCAAAATaagcaacaaaaatataaaagtaactaaaataagccactattttagtaagtaactaaaataagcttagtggaagaaaaagttccactatATCCAATTTTCTAAACGTTTTCCATTACTGtcataatgtttatttttaatatataacggaactttttcttccactttataaagtggaactttttattccactttataaagtggaagaaaatcttccaatttatgaaaagttaccttttcattttcaccttcaccttctctcatttttcttttcatggcttccaaaaaaaaaatcactttgaagatgGTCATCTACATCAAAAattcactttaaaaaaataagtgttaGACATAGCGATAATCATCTGCGTCAAAAGTAGGCGAGACATGAAAATTTGAGGATGTCCCAACATTTTCCGTCATTTCAAAGTGTGAGGACtaaccaaaataattatttagtccATAACTTGGAGCAATATCCCTATCTTGCTGAGGTAAACcgctacaaaatatataataataagaataataaataatataaataaataaataattgacaaaatcaacaaacaataattgaaatataataattgagcATTACCGATCACTATCATTGATAGTTttgtttaaatcaaaatcatatctGCCGGTAAGAGTATTTTGATAATGAGTCATTTTAGGAAAATCAGTAGATTGAATTATCAGAAATTCATCAATGCTATTATGATTTTCTAATTAGGGATGAACATCGACTGATAAAGGAGAACGTTGTTGACTAATCTTAGGCTCCTTCCTAACATAGATTCCAAGTATTGTTGACTTGATTTGATCTATATAGTAATTTGGAACCCTTAAAAAGTCGGTCAACGATTcgtcattatatataattcactctccaaaatttacttgtccatgtgataaaaatgaagtagggTATTTTCCagctataatcaaattataatcgtATTGTTTATACCCATTCatttataaaatgatgaaataaatttatgatatcggacatttattggatatttagcattgtgtttgtgaggacaattataataaatggTATTTCCGTCATGTATAATTTCGCCATCCtaataaattgaaactttaactaTAGGTgtagaagatatttttttttagattgaaatgaacaaatatagaagactttatgtTGTAGGTGCTATCGACTATGTATAAAcgtccttaaatagatttttcaaaataaaataataaaaatacataatgaaatatttttttctgttttaatgacatatcaaatcaatataatttatatgacaacactgaaaaaacttattcaagacgtgaaaaatatttttcttgtaaaatgtaataaaaagttccactttataaagtggaataaaaagtttcactttataaagtgaaagaaaaaactccactttataaagtgtaagaaaaaatttcgttatatattaaaaataaacgttATGAAATTAACAGAAAACGTTTAAATTATTGGATAcagtgaaactttttcttccactgagcttattttagttattacTAAAATAgtgaattattttaattacttttatatttttgtgaattATTTTGGTTTCTAACTCAATTCAAGATGGTCCTAGCTCTTACCTACTTTGGACAAAGTAGTTGAAAGTCACATCAATTCTCCCTCTTTtgtaaaaattatcatattattgccagtatattatattattattgcttCCACTCCATAAGTGAAAAATCAAAGACGGAATGGGAAGATGCATGAGTATTTTTTAGATTATaatgaaatttcagagacacattttaaataaattaaggttttattattttttttgaactaattttttttttttttgtaattttgttcaCCTTTTGACTTACGTGAAATCCAAATATCTTCCACGTACCTCAATTGCTTGAAGTCACGTAATACAAAAGTcgtacaaaattacaaaaaaaagttaaaaaaaataatatgacatttgTTTAGTTAAGATGTGTCTGAAATTTTGATAGAAGTCTAGAgggtaattatgcatttttccATAATAATAGAAAGATATTTGTGATTAGTGAGTACATGGTGAAAGGTTACTAGTCACCGAGCATCCAAATACATTGGCATTCCTTAAATTTATCagtaactttaatttagacattctaattatgaatgttataaaTAAATCTTGTCACCTGACATTTTCGAGTTTCAActcaaaattttgagaaaacttTTACCGTTATTTTTAAGTGTATATaataagttaaagttaaatCACCTAAAATACGTCAGCATATACGAATGACACATATTATATAAACAAAGTATTATAGTAAGTGAAAGTGTATCAAAACATTTTAACACATAGTTTGCGAACTTCTAAAATGGCTACTCCTCAACAACCTTTGTTAACAAAAACACACAAACAAAATTCCATAATCAGCTTCAAGATCCTCACTTTTGTTGTAACTTTGTTTGTTGCTCTCTTCTTAGTTGTGTTTCTTGTTGCTCCATATCAATTTGAGATTAAACATTCTAATCTGTGTAAAACTGCACAAGATTCCCAACTCTGTCTCAGTTATGTTTCTGATTTAATATCCAATGAAATTGTCACATCTGATTCAGATGGACTAAGTATTCTGAAGAAATTTTTAGTttactctgttcatcaaatgaACAATGCAATTCCAGTGGTTCGCAAAATCAAGAATCAGATCAATGACATTCGTGAACAAGGGGCTTTAACTGATTGTCTTGAGCTTCTTGATCTGTCAGTTGATTTAGTATGTGATTCAATTGCAGCAATTGATAAGAGAAGTCGTTCGGAGCATGCCAATGCGCAAAGTTGGCTAAGTGGTGTGCTTACTAACCACGTTACGTGCTTGGATGAGCTTGATTCCTTTACTAAAGCTATGATAAATGGAACGAATCTTGATGAGTTGATCTCGAGAGCTAAGGTAGCATTGGCGATGCTTGCGTCTGTGACAACTCCAAATGATGAAGTTTTGAGGCCGGGTTTAGGAAAAATGCCATCTTGGGTGAGTTCGAGGGATAGGAAGCTGATGGAGAGTTCGGGTAAGGACATTGGAGCGAATGCAGTGGTGGCAAAAGATGGAACAGGGAAATATCGAACACTTGCTGAAGCTGTTGCTGCAGCACCAGATAAGAGTAAGACGCGTTATGTAATTTATGTAAAGAGGGGAACTTATAAAGAGAATGTTGAGGTGAGTAGCAGGAAAATGAATTTGATGATTATTGGTGATGGCATGTATGCTACCATCATTACTGGGAGCCTTAATGTTGTCGATGGATCAACAACCTTCCACTCTGCCACTCTTGGTAGGCTTTAAAtaacttatgtatatatagtagatgttgaattCTTTGGCCTCTTCGTATATATACTTTTGATATTTCAAACCCCCTTACTGAAAATCCTTGCTCCGCCATCATGACCTAGGATTAAGGATTGTGTTATTTGTAGTTCATATTTGATTAATGAACAAGTGTACGTATATACTCGTGAATTTTCATCATATTGCAGCTGCAGTTGGCAAAGGATTTATACTACAGGACATATGTATACAGAACACAGCAGGACCAGCTAAACACCAAGCTGTTGCACTTCGAGTTGGAGCTGATAAGTCTGTCATAAATCGTTGTCGTATCGATGCTTATCAAGACACCCTTTATGCACATTCTCAAAGGCAATTCTATCGAGACTCCTACGTGACAGGTACTTGTGAAGTAGATTACCTCAAATGTGCTATACTCTCTATTGAACTCGGTAttaaaaagttcaaatcttgAATCCATCTCTGCAGGGACTATTGATTTCATATTCGGTAATGCAGCAGTTGTATTCCAGAAATGCCAGCTCGTAGCTAGAAAACCGGGTAAATACCAGCAAAACATGGTGACTGCACAAGGCAGGACGGACCCAAATCAGGCCACGGGGACATCAATTCAGTTTTGTGATATAATAGCAAGTCCTGACCTAAAACCAGTCGTGAAAGAATTCCCAACATATCTTGGTAGGCCAtggaaaaaatattcaagaactGTAGTGATGGAATCATACTTGGGTGGTCTCATTGATCCA
Proteins encoded in this window:
- the PME2.1 gene encoding pectinesterase 2.1; its protein translation is MATPQQPLLTKTHKQNSIISFKILTFVVTLFVALFLVVFLVAPYQFEIKHSNLCKTAQDSQLCLSYVSDLISNEIVTSDSDGLSILKKFLVYSVHQMNNAIPVVRKIKNQINDIREQGALTDCLELLDLSVDLVCDSIAAIDKRSRSEHANAQSWLSGVLTNHVTCLDELDSFTKAMINGTNLDELISRAKVALAMLASVTTPNDEVLRPGLGKMPSWVSSRDRKLMESSGKDIGANAVVAKDGTGKYRTLAEAVAAAPDKSKTRYVIYVKRGTYKENVEVSSRKMNLMIIGDGMYATIITGSLNVVDGSTTFHSATLAAVGKGFILQDICIQNTAGPAKHQAVALRVGADKSVINRCRIDAYQDTLYAHSQRQFYRDSYVTGTIDFIFGNAAVVFQKCQLVARKPGKYQQNMVTAQGRTDPNQATGTSIQFCDIIASPDLKPVVKEFPTYLGRPWKKYSRTVVMESYLGGLIDPSGWAEWHGDFALKTLYYGEFMNNGPGAGTSKRVKWPGYHVITDPAEAMSFTVAKLIQGGSWLRSTDVAYVDGLYD